Proteins encoded within one genomic window of Fusarium musae strain F31 chromosome 4, whole genome shotgun sequence:
- the BIK1 gene encoding Interface between microtubules and kinetochore protein (EggNog:ENOG41~SMCOG1093:Beta-ketoacyl synthase~antiSMASH:Cluster_4.4) yields the protein MASSADVYVFGDQSTPVLDKLQALVRVKDNALLTSFLGEAFLAVRREIVSLSSLERKSIPEAESLSLLLEGVRRSEPHAALDSAFVCIYEIGYYIDYLARSDKQHPSASPSFLLGICTGSIAAAAVSCAKDVFEISRLGVEAATVAFRLGMHVRRRAENLGYSTPLSWSMILSSNQEELVSEALQQFSKDKSQNLTSSTRPYISAIGPGFTTISGPPSILESLKACDAFSGKRLYPAPIYGPYHNSSAYSESSLDNTLASILEDVELLDNKMLIPIISCASGSRLYQLSFGDLLDDVLSSALSQQIRMDLVTDALIETISSNEATLIPINSQTTVCSLADWLAKRGATTRIGPTLESLAKDRAEPHVASGDDNKIAIIGFSGRFPEADNLDEFWDLLIRGLDVHKPVPEERFARDHYDPTGQRKNTSQVQYGCWLKSAGYFDTQFFHMSPKEAMQTDPAQRLALLTAYEALEMAGVVPDRTPSTQRNRVGVYYGTTSNDWGEVNSSQDVDTYYIPGANRAFIPGRVNYFFKFTGPSIAVDTACSSSLAAINLAITSLKNRDCDTAIAGGTNVMTNPDNFAGLDRGHFLSRTGNCKAFDDGADGYCRADGIGTLILKRLPDAIADSDPIFGVILGAHTNHSAESVSITRPLADAQEYLFKKLLNETGIHPHDVSYVEMHGTGTQAGDAVEMRSVLNSFAFDHSRPRDKSLYLGSVKANVGHAESASGVLAIIKVLLMMQKNTIPPHCGIKTKINQGFPKDLDHRGVRIALKDGVDWTRPEGGKRRVLVNNFSAAGGNTSLLLEDAPSIHLERQHQDADVRTEHVVAVSARSTKALEENLKALEAYIANSWAPEGELLSQLSYTTTARRVHHSRRVAFVTNSLDDLRKSLLKAAAAAGQVKGIPAVSPKVGFLFTGQGAQETAMAIGYYRSFSSFRSDIHQLDSVATLQGLPSVLPLIHGTTPVEDLSAVVVQLGTCIIQIALARFWTSLGITPQYVIGHSLGEYAALQIAGVLSINDAIFLCGHRAALLDKKCTAYTHGMVAVKAAADELRQHISSDLKVEIACVNGTEDTVLSGPNADIETLCSKLTQSGYKLHKLEIPFAFHSSQVDPILDDLEELASQVEFHEPKLPIVSPLLCTLLTGDTLGPQYIRRHCRETVDFLGAIKMAEAQGIMDRSGMCIEIGAHPILTRMVKSIIGQEFRCLASLRRKEDHFKTLADSLCALHLAGFSVNWDEYHRDFASSRNVLPLPKYSWQLANYWMQYKYSWCLTKGDEPVENTAVGVPVHTRALRLSDSVHNVIEQVHGDKRSSITAESDMHDPSLLAIAQNHRVNNLTMAPSTLFADIAFTLAKHLIENHGLDTQTNLPSINNMAVEKALIVGETGPQQFRASLDMDWTTMHGSVRIFSVNAGGKQTTLHAVCDVAVENPSTHHESWQSHAYLIQRGIKQLVQGASDGSAHMMRRGLLYKIFSNSVQYGSAFQGIEQVWFDSEGLEGTGKVLMPSGKDTFALNPYCCDSLGHITGFIMNCSDSLDLDDHVYINHGWRTLRLVEPYQCDVQYQTYVKMQAVGSDDSTYSGDVHVLRDGKIIGICGGVTFKKVARKVLEMLLPKPSGAKVKSAAVKHVASVPVSHAVLTPPSTANHSVGTTSPPEPAGLPVASASGLVQKALEIIADEIGVDISDLTDSTLLADLGVDSLMSLTILGNFREELDLDIPAAQFYEFSTVQDLKSFLGANDQDFSSSNSEAESSASSAPSTSPSDHGDDVVEEVKHVVAEIPRSTSTILQGTKHCSRTLFLFPDGAGSATSYVTLPSISPDMRVIGLNSPYLTKPHEFNCALQDITGSYLNEVRRRQPSGPYHLAGWSAGGVSAFDAARQLVSEGEVVESLILIDSPNPVGLGKLPKRMYDFLEKSGIFGAFEMGEEAQAPPDWLFQHFCVFIEALDRYVPEPFEHGMAPKTTIIWAADGVCKNPDDPRPEAQPDDPRGMNWLLNNREDFGPNGWDEFIGAENIGTMAIENANHFTMMREPIASALCAKIQEAMGVN from the exons ATGGCGTCCTCCGCAGATGTGTACGTCTTTGGCGATCAAAGCACCCCCGTTCTTGATAAACTACAAGCCCTTGTACGCGTGAAAGATAACGCGCTTTTGACTTCTTTTCTTGGCGAGGCGTTTTTGGCTGTTCGGCGGGAGATTGTTTCACTCTCGTCTTTGGAGAGAAAGTCGATTCCCGAGGCTGAGAGCTTGAGTTTGCTTTTAGAGGGCGTTCGGAGGAGTGAGCCTCATGCGGCGCTGGATAGTGCTTTTGTTTGCATTTATGAGATTGGATACTATATCGA CTATCTTGCCCGATCGGATAAGCAACATCCAtcggcatcaccatcatTTCTACTCGGTATCTGTACCGGTAGCATCGCAGCTGCGGCTGTGAGCTGTGCGAAAGATGTTTTCGAGATTTCGAGACTGGGCGTCGAAGCTGCGACAGTTGCGTTCCGACTTGGAATGCACGTTCGCAGAAGAGCTGAGAACCTTGGGTACTCAACACCTTTAAGCTGGTCCATGATTCTGTCTTCAAATCAGGAAGAGCTTGTTTCAGAAGCTTTACAACAATtctccaaggacaag TCCCAGAATCTTACATCCAGTACACGTCCCTACATCAGCGCCATCGGCCCTGGTTTCACAACAATCAGCGGTCCCCCATCTATCCTCGAATCACTGAAAGCTTGCGATGCTTTCTCTGGAAAGAGACTGTATCCAGCTCCAATCTATGGTCCCTATCACAACTCCTCAGCATACTCCGAGTCCAGCCTCGACAATACCCTAGCATCAATCCTCGAAGACGTTGAGCTCCTAGACAACAAGATGCTCATTCCCATCATTTCCTGCGCCTCAGGATCTCGTTTATACCAGCTTTCTTTCGGAGACCTCCTCGATGACGTTTTGAGCAGCGCCCTTTCTCAGCAAATCCGTATGGATCTTGTCACCGACGCTCTAATCGAAACCATTTCAAGTAATGAGGCCACCTTGATACCAATCAACTCGCAAACAACTGTTTGCAGTCTTGCAGACTGGCTGGCCAAGCGAGGAGCTACAACTCGCATTGGTCCAACCTTAGAGAGCCTGGCCAAAGACCGAGCAGAACCCCATGTTGCTTCTGGAGACGACAACAAGATAGCCATCATCGGCTTCAGCGGACGATTCCCAGAAGCCGACAACCTTGATGAGTTCTGGGATCTTCTCATCCGCGGTCTAGACGTGCACAAACCAGTCCCCGAAGAGCGCTTCGCTCGCGACCACTACGATCCCACTGGCCAGCGCAAGAACACCAGCCAAGTCCAGTACGGATGTTGGTTAAAGTCTGCAGGCTACTTTGACACTCAATTCTTCCACATGTCGCCCAAAGAAGCCATGCAGACTGATCCAGCTCAGCGCCTCGCCCTGCTCACAGCTtatgaagctcttgagatgGCTGGAGTGGTACCTGACCGAACTCCATCAACCCAAAGGAATCGCGTGGGTGTTTATTACGGTACTACGAGTAACGATTGGGGTGAGGTGAACTCCTCGCAGGATGTTGATACTTATTACATCCCTGGAGCGAACCGTGCCTTCATTCCTGGTAGAGTCAACTACTTCTTCAAGTTTACGGGCCCAAGTATCGCTGTTGACACTGCTTGCTCTTCCAGTCTCGCTGCTATCAATCTTGCGATTACGTCGTTGAAGAACAGGGATTGCGATACTGCGATCGCTGGTGGAACCAATGTCATGACGAACCCGGACAACTTTGCAGGCCTCGATCGCGGGCACTTCCTTTCGCGTACAGGCAACTGCAAGGCTTTTGACGATGGTGCAGACGGTTACTGCCGCGCTGACGGAATCGGCACCTTGATTCTCAAGCGCCTACCTGATGCCATCGCCGATAGTGACCCGATCTTTGGTGTCATCCTGGGAGCACACACCAACCATTCAGCAGAGTCCGTCTCCATCACCCGACCCCTCGCAGACGCTCAGGAGTATCTCTTCAAGAAACTCCTCAACGAGACTGGCATTCATCCCCACGATGTAAGCTACGTCGAGATGCACGGCACAGGCACCCAAGCCGGCGATGCAGTTGAGATGCGCTCAGTCCTCAACTCATTCGCCTTCGATCATAGTCGCCCACGAGACAAGAGCTTGTATCTCGGCTCAGTCAAAGCCAATGTCGGACACGCTGAATCAGCCTCTGGAGTtctcgccatcatcaaggtGCTGCTGATGATGCAGAAGAACACGATTCCTCCGCACTGCGGCATCAAGACTAAGATCAACCAGGGTTTTCCCAAGGATTTGGATCATCGTGGTGTACGCATTGCGTTGAAGGACGGTGTCGACTGGACTCGTCCTGAGGGTGGTAAGCGAAGAGTGTTGGTGAACAATTTCTCTGCTGCTGGGGGCAACACGTCCTTGCTGCTTGAGGATGCTCCTTCTATTCATCTAGAACGACAGCATCAAGATGCAGATGTCCGTACTGAGCATGTCGTTGCTGTTTCGGCGAGGTCTACCAAGGCTTTGGAAGAGAATCTGAAGGCTCTCGAGGCATACATTGCCAACTCCTGGGCTCCAGAGGGTGAGCTTCTTTCTCAGCTCTCGTACACCACTACAGCGCGACGCGTGCATCACAGTCGACGCGTTGCATTTGTCACCAACAGTCTTGATGATTTGAGAAAGTCtcttctcaaggctgctgccgccGCTGGACAGGTCAAGGGTATTCCTGCCGTGTCACCCAAGGTTGGGTTCCTGTTCACTGGACAGGGAGCGCAGGAGACTGCCATGGCCATTGGGTACTACAGGAGCTTTTCCTCTTTCCGGTCAGACATTCACCAGCTTGACTCTGTTGCAACTCTTCAAGGTCTCCCGTCAGTTTTGCCGCTTATTCACGGCACGACACCCGTCGAGGATCTCTCTGCTGTCGTCGTGCAGCTTGGAACGTGCATCATCCAGATCGCACTCGCTCGTTTCTGGACCAGCCTCGGCATTACTCCCCAGTATGTTATCGGGCACAGTCTGGGTGAGTATGCTGCTCTCCAGATTGCAGGTGTTCTGAGCATCAACGATGCCATCTTCCTCTGTGGTCACAGGGCCgcgcttcttgacaagaagtGCACTGCCTACACACACGGCATGGTCGCTGTCAAAGCGGCTGCTGATGAGTTGAGGCAGCACATTTCCTCTGACTTGAAGGTCGAGATTGCTTGTGTTAACGGCACCGAAGATACTGTACTCAGCGGCCCCAATGCGGATATCGAGACGCTCTGTAGCAAGTTGACACAGTCTGGCTACAAGCTTCACAAGCTCGAGATTCCGTTTGCCTTCCACTCATCTCAAGTTGATCCCATTCTTGACGATCTCGAGGAACTCGCTTCTCAGGTTGAGTTCCACGAGCCCAAGCTGCCCATCGTCTCGCCTCTTCTTTGTACACTGCTCACCGGCGATACCCTCGGTCCCCAGTACATCCGACGTCATTGTCGTGAGACAGTTGACTTCCTCGGTGCTATCAAGATGGCTGAAGCGCAAGGCATCATGGATCGAAGTGGCATGTGTATCGAGATCGGAGCGCACCCCATCCTCACGCGAATGGTCAAGTCAATCATCGGCCAGGAGTTTCGCTGTCTTGCTTCTCTGCGCCGCAAGGAGGACCACTTCAAGACACTTGCAGATTCTCTTTGCGCTTTGCACCTCGCTGGTTTCTCTGTTAACTGGGACGAGTATCATCGTgactttgcttcttctcgcaATGTCCTTCCGCTTCCCAAGTATAGTTGGCAGCTTGCAAACTACTGGATGCAGTACAAGTACAGCTGGTGTCTTACCAAAGGCGACGAACCTGTTGAGAACACTGCAGTGGGGGTACCCGTACACACAAGAGCACTGCGACTCAGCGATTCAGTGCACAATGTCATTGAGCAGGTTCACGGTGACAAGAGAAGCTCCATCACAGCTGAGTCTGACATGCATGACCCATCTCTCTTGGCCATTGCGCAAAACCATCGTGTCAACAATTTGACTATGGCTCCTTCG ACTCTTTTCGCCGACATTGCATTTACCCTCGCCAAGCACCTCATCGAGAACCACGGCCTCGACACACAGACGAACCTAccttccatcaacaacatggctGTCGAGAAGGCTCTCATCGTTGGAGAGACTGGGCCTCAGCAGTTCCGAGCATCGCTAGATATGGACTGGACCACCATGCACGGTTCAGTTCGTATCTTCAGCGTCAATGCAGGCGGAAAGCAGACTACTCTCCACGCAGTTTGTGATGTAGCGGTCGAGAACCCGAGCACCCACCACGAAAGCTGGCAGAGTCACGCATATCTCATCCAGCGAGGTATCAAACAGCTTGTGCAAGGCGCCAGTGATGGCTCTGCTCATATGATGCGCCGTGGTCTCTTGTACAAaatcttctccaactcagTCCAATACGGATCAGCTTTCCAAGGCATCGAGCAGGTTTGGTTCGACAGTGAGGGTCTCGAAGGAACTGGCAAGGTTCTTATGCCCTCTGGCAAGGACACCTTCGCTCTCAACCCATACTGCTGTGACAGTCTGGGTCACATCACTGGCTTCATCATGAACTGCAGCGACAGcttggatcttgatgatCATGTCTACATCAACCATGGCTGGCGCACCCTTCGTCTGGTCGAGCCTTATCAGTGCGATGTGCAGTATCAGACATACGTCAAGATGCAGGCTGTCGGTTCTGATGATTCGACTTACAGTGGCGATGTCCATGTTCTTCGtgatggcaagatcatcGGTATCTGTGGTGGCGTCACCTTCAAGAAGGTCGCTCGTAAGGTACTAGAGATGCTTCTTCCCAAGCCTTCTGGTGCCAAGGTCAAGTCCGCTGCGGTCAAGCATGTTGCTTCTGTACCCGTTAGCCACGCAGTTCTGACTCCACCGTCCACCGCTAACCATAGTGTTGGCACGACATCACCCCCAGAGCCCGCAGGATTACCCGTCGCTTCTGCCTCTGGACTGGTTCAGAAGGCTCTCGAGATCATTGCTGATGAGATTGGCGTCGACATCTCTGACCTCACTGACTCTACACTCTTGGCTGACCTGGGTGTCGATTCACTCATGTCATTGACCATCCTGGGCAACTTCCGAGAGGAACTCGACCTGGACATACCCGCAGCTCAGTTCTACGAGTTCTCAACAGTGCAGGACCTCAAGTCCTTCCTTGGAGCCAACGACCAagacttctcaagctcaaactcCGAGGCAGAGAGTTCAGCGTCTAGCGCTCCTTCAACATCCCCCAGTGACCATGGAGACGATGTCGTTGAGGAGGTCAAGCATGTTGTGGCTGAGATCCCTCGCTCCACCTCTACAATCCTGCAGGGCACTAAACACTGTTCTCGGACACTTTTCTTGTTCCCCGACGGTGCTGGCTCGGCAACATCATATGTCACTCTCCCGTCCATCTCGCCTGACATGAGAGTCATTGGATTGAACAGTCCTTATCTCACCAAGCCGCATGAGTTCAACTGTGCTCTCCAAGACATCACTGGCTCTTACTTGAACGAAGTACGTCGTCGCCAGCCTTCAGGCCCTTACCATCTTGCCGGTTGGTCAGCAGGAGGCGTCTCTGCCTTCGACGCCGCTCGTCAGCTTGTTTCTGAGGGAGAGGTAGTCGAGAGCCTCATCCTGATTGACTCTCCCAATCCCGTTGGTCTCGGTAAATTGCCAAAGCGTATGTACGACTTCCTCGAAAAGTCAGGTATCTTTGGCGCTTTCGAGATGGGCGAGGAAGCTCAAGCGCCACCTGATTGGCTCTTCCAGCACTTCTGCGTCTTTATTGAGGCTCTGGATAGGTATGTGCCTGAACCGTTTGAGCATGGCATGGCACCCAAGACGACCATCATCTGGGCCGCGGACGGTGTGTGCAAGAACCCCGATGATCCCCGTCCTGAGGCACAGCCTGATGATCCTCGGGGTATGAACTGGCTCTTGAACAATAGGGAGGACTTTGGGCCTAACGGTTGGGATGAGTTTATTGGTGCTGAGAACATTGGCACAATGGCGATTGAGAATGCCAATCACTTTACCATGATGAGGGAGCCAATTGCGTCGGCTCTCTGTGCGAAGATCCAGGAGGCGATGGGTGTGAATTGA
- a CDS encoding hypothetical protein (antiSMASH:Cluster_4.4) has protein sequence MSDYDSFDRNMRVSVQRNREINDVRYCNLMLPRSGPDSPGPHSDVKGLMSWPRICGVLTDEEIAHTMETDSSWTSKPRGCRLRITFTDENSDNDSDDLLDEEDKRGDWESREVPGKNRKRADLTSVDPIVCLDANGVGTSYMLSLGLLIKTPSPSRVTQVVLEENTQRTLVQVPPVWTNDSFITLAKVFSIIAIALERIEFLGIHSEMGEALKKARLEIQEELLRSLEAEKNDTNKLQIAAPVLPFLPLDQLCGGSKPLSLDSLPGLVSRVVPYYAVAPRVKVHKGSCGCLLPGGLAEADKGAGISEDKTTPRRFYDALLGSEADLKDKIVARPVDEPVESYIALSYPWNSYNSQDLERIIGIVHEVLKCRYFWVDRWCIDQDSYEDKETEVPKMKDYYSSAEYTLILPGMTFPLGLAQLKTEGPKVRVYTPELVQQVKQTWETCEWRKRCWTLQEAIMSKHCHVDKKTLVAMAATIADPTEESVYQRAIVRCSSHGTIPEANACKRPLAVLLDKVRGREATLELDEYYSLFSMASDELPAVDYRIDIVQLVERILGTGALGANILLTSTRRDSVVNRSWVPSICAKRQYSMMGDGINAAHTHISDGVMVVAAFSVRMKSADDDSSDYFAEGTKIYMVYSYPADKPFDVDMDFTIRRRLKKASHYLFIQPVQWDFSVFTSGLILLATEEKKPGEHRVMDATIMDNMTQHTFLQNRHFGDGKPFRLV, from the exons ATGTCGGACTACGATTCATTTGACCGCAACATGCGAGTTTCTGTTCAGCGCAACAGAGAAATCAACGACGTTCGCTACTGCAATCTCATGCTTCCTCGCAGCGGCCCAGACTCTCCGGGGCCTCATTCCGATGTGAAGGGACTAATGTCATGGCCGCGTATCTGCGGCGTCTTGACCGACGAAGAGATTGCTCACACGATGGAGACAGACTCATCATGGACGTCTAAGCCGCGCGGCTGTCGACTGCGCATTACCTTCACAGATGAGAACTCTGATAATGACTCTGATGATCTTTTGGACGAGGAGGATAAGAGGGGAGATTGGGAATCGCGGGAAGTTCCTGGCAAAAACAGGAAGAGAGCTGATCTGACCTCGGTCGACCCAATCGTGTGCCTGGATGCGAATGGTGTTGGTACCTCATATATGCTGAGCTTGGGGCTGCTGATCAAGACGCCATCTCCCAGCCGGGTGACGCAGGTGGTGCTGGAAGAGAATACACAGAGGACCCTTGTGCAGGTGCCACCAGTGTGGACGAACGACAGCTTTATCACACTCGCCAAAGTGTTCAGTATCATTGCTATCGCACTAGAGCGTATAGAGTTCCTTGGCATCCACTCGGAGATGGGAGAAGCGCTAAAAAAAGCAAGGTTAGAGATTCAGGAAGAACTCTTGAGAAGTCTGGAGGCTGAAAAGAACGATACCAATAAACTGCAGATTGCAGCACCCGTGCTGCCGTTTCTGCCACTTGATCAACTTTGCGGTGGCAGTAAACCTCTGAGCTTGGATAGTTTACCAGGGCTCGTCTCAAGGGTTGTGCCTTATTATGCCGTGGCACCAAGGGTGAAGGTCCATAAAGGCTCATGCGGATGTCTGCTACCCGGGGGACTGGCAGAAGCAGACAAGGGCGCTGGTATCTCTGAGGACAAAACTACTCCAAGGAGATTTTATGACGCCTTGCTCGGTAGCGAGGCCGATCTCAAAGACAAGATAGTGGCAAGACCGGTGGATGAACCCGTGGAGAGCTACATAGCACTCTCATACCCTTGGAACTCGTACAATTCACAAGATCTGGAAAGGATCATTGGAATAGTCCATGAGGTATTGAAGTGCCGCTACTTCTGGGTCGATCGATGGTGCATAGACCAAGACAGCTACGAGGACAAAGAAACCGAGGTGCCCAAGATGAAGGACTACTACTCTAGCGCTGAGTACACTCTGATCCTTCCTGGCATGACATTCCCACTTGGACTTGCACAGCTGAAGACCGAAGGCCCCAAAGTTCGAGTATACACTCCCGAGCTAGTTCAGCAGGTCAAGCAGACATGGGAGACCTGCGAGTGGAGAAAGCGCTGCTGGACGTTGCAGGAAGCCATCATGAGCAAGCATT GCCATGTCGACAAGAAAACCTTGGTGGCCATGGCAGCGACGATAGCAGACCCAACAGAGGAATCTGTATATCAGAGAGCAATAGTCAGATGCTCCAGTCATGGCACCATACCAGAAGCGAATGCCTGCAAGCGCCCTTTGGCAGTGCTGCTGGACAAGGTGCGTGGGCGAGAAGCGACTCTAGAGCTGGATGAATACTacagcctcttctccatGGCATCAGATGAGCTTCCCGCTGTAGATTACAGAATCGACATTGTTCAGCTCGTGGAGAGAATCTTGGGTACTGGCGCTCTAGGAGCCAATATCCTTTTGACAAGTACTAGGCGAGACAGTGTCGTCAATAGGAGTTGGGTGCCTAGTATTTGCGCCAAGCGACAGTATTCAATGATGGGAGATGGTATAAACGCGGCGCATACACACATCTCTGATGGTGTAATGGTCGTTGCTGCATTTTCGGTTAGGATGAAGAGTGCAGATGATGACAGCAGCGACTACTTTGCTGAGGGCACCAAGATTTACATGGTGTATTCCTACCCAGCAGACAAGCCCTTTGATGTTGACATGGACTTTACTATACGGCGCAGACTGAAGAAAGCGAGCCACTATCTCTTCATACAGCCGGTACAGTGGGATTTCTCAGTGTTCACCAGTGGTTTAATACTATTGGCCACtgaggaaaagaaaccaGGAGAACACCGCGTGATGGATGCTACAATCATGGATAACATGACACAGCATACATTTCTGCAAAACCGCCATTTTGGAGATGGCAAACCATTTCGTCTTGTCTAA
- the BIK2 gene encoding FAD-dependent monooxygenase bik2 (EggNog:ENOG41~antiSMASH:Cluster_4.4~SMCOG1087:hypothetical protein), which translates to MAEPNQHYEVIIAGGGIAGVTLALMFEKLGISYFLLEGRDTLESDRGAGIGLQPNGLRILDQLGLVEDIEDATIPLEKWFSYDSEGNLMNDSDAMGQYREKIGYPVAFIERRKLLPIMVRHIQRTECVRTSARVASIEESGNHVTVRTTDGLSLTADIVVGADGVRSAVRTHIDSKLPVPLTADDYISVACSTVYGMSAPTEGIAPGERFAVYRENQTVIGFTGKDGIVFWFVFENLNQNVPLSQAPRYTEAEAEALCLSVAHTQVTPKLKFGEIYKNRVVAVKIGVEEGVAKGWHTDRAVIVGDAACKTTPAGGQGANQAIESCAVFVNKLMAARKALQPGEKLSSEATKSILASYAQERAQPATTALERSQMVGKALLCTPGPATTLVKDMLKLSNEDWLLRAFMALSAAPYLEDVELTARGHLYNKAVDEARAEMARRQKVAKEVKEAEEKESQKVAIVKGTEQRNEFVGLRNPVQAATGVVEVGS; encoded by the exons ATGGCTGAACCAAACCAGCATTATGAAGTCATCATCGCCGGAGGAGGAATCGCTGGAGTCACTCTGGCGCTGATGTTTGAGAAACTCGGCATCAGCTATTTCCTCCTTGAGGGTCGTGATACTCTTGAGTCTGATCGAGGCGCTGGTATTGGTCTGCAGCCGAATGGACTGCGTATTCTTGATCAACTGGGCCTCGTGGAGGATATTGAGGATGCTACTATTCCGCTTGAGAAGTGGTTCTCTTATGATAGTGAGGGGAACTTGATGAATGACTCTGATGCCATGGGTCAGTATCGCGAGAA GATTGGATATCCTGTTGCGTTCATTGAGCGCCGCAAGCTGCTGCCCATCATGGTTCGTCACATTCAGCGCACAGAATGTGTCAGGACTTCCGCGCGCGTTGCTTCAATTGAGGAGAGCGGGAACCATGTCACTGTGAGGACAACCGATGGCTTGTCTCTTACAGCAGACATCGTCGTTGGTGCTGATGGCGTGCGAAGCGCTGTGCGCACACACATTGACTCAAAGCTTCCTGTACCATTGACTGCAGATGACT ACATTAGCGTTGCCTGCTCCACAGTCTACGGCATGTCAGCGCCCACCGAAGGCATCGCCCCAGGTGAACGCTTCGCTGTATACCGAGAGAACCAAACAGTTATCGGCTTCACAGGCAAAGACGGAATTGTATTCTGGTTCGTCTTTGAGAACCTCAACCAGAACGTCCCGCTGTCTCAGGCTCCACGATAcactgaagctgaagccgagGCTCTCTGCCTAAGCGTTGCTCACACGCAGGTCACCCCAAAGCTCAAGTTTGGCGAGATCTACAAGAACCGTGTAGTAGCTGTCAAGattggagttgaagaaggtgTCGCGAAGGGATGGCATACTGATCGCGCTGTCATTGTCGGCGATGCAGCTTGTAAGACTACACCGGCTGGTGGACAAGGCGCAAACCAAGCCATAGAGTCCTGCGCCGTGTTTGTAAACAAGCTCATGGCAGCTCGAAAGGCACTTCAGCCTGGCGAGAAGCTGTCTAGCGAGGCTACCAAGTCCATTCTCGCAAGCTATGCTCAAGAGCGCGCACAGCCAGCTACTACAGCCTTGGAAAGATCTCAAATGGTTGGCAAGGCACTTCTGTGCACGCCTGGTCCTGCAACTACTCTTGTCAAAGACATGTTAAAGCTGAGTAACGAGGACTGGCTTTTGCGTGCGTTTATGGCACTTTCTGCTGCGCCGTATttggaggatgttgagcttACGGCTAGAGGACATCTTTATaacaaggctgttgatgaagcGAGGGCTGAGATGGCGAGACGTCAGAAGGTGGCAaaggaggtcaaggaggccgaggagaaggagagtcAGAAGGTTGCGATTGTGAAGGGGACTGAGCAGAGGAATGAGTTTGTGGGACTTCGGAACCCGGTACAGGCAGCCACTGGTGTCGTCGAGGTTGGTTCTTAG
- a CDS encoding putative secondary metabolism biosynthetic enzyme (antiSMASH:Cluster_4.4~SMCOG1001:short-chain dehydrogenase/reductase SDR), with protein MDSIRGKAIAVTGAGSGIGRSTAIQLHKQGARLSLADLDPVSLANTVKILENEGTTNDVLSLVVDVCDDIQVGDWIVKTVQRFGRLDGAANIAGVFKPISIFDSTVHDWDIMMNVNAKEVFNCLQAQIAGIDATGGSIVRYPAFVVRA; from the exons ATGGATTCAATTCGAGGCAAAGCC ATTGCTGTCACTGGCGCTGGAAGCGGCATCGGGCGTTCAACCGCGATACAGTTGCACAAGCAGGGCGCCAGACTCTCGTTGGCAGATCTGGACCCAGTCAGCCTCGCCAACACTGTCAAGATTCTCGAAAATGAAGGGACAACCAATGATGTCTTGTCGCTGGTGGTAGACGTATGCGATGACATTCAAGTCGGCGACTGGATTGTCAAAACAGTGCAGAGATTCGGTCGATTAGACGGTGCGGCCAATATCGCTGGTGTTTTTAAGCCAATATCTATATTCGACTCCACGGTTCATGATTGGGACATCATGATGAACGTGAACGCAAAGGAAGTGTTCAATTGTTTACAAGCACAGATAGCTGGTATAGACGCCACGGGAGGAAGCATTGTAAGATATCCTGCATTTGTCGTTAGAGCGTGA